In Eremothecium gossypii ATCC 10895 chromosome V, complete sequence, the genomic stretch GGTCATACCTGGGACACTCGACTTAGGAGAAGAGGTATTGGATGCCGCAGCTCTTCTCGCGTGAGGTGGCTTGTATGCTCCGACAGGCTTAGACACACTGCTACCACCGTTTTTCTTGTTAGGGTTTTTCAAGGAATATGCTGATACACTTGGATGCACCTCAAGCTGTGATGGCACAATAGCAGGGTCCTTTGCGGCCTCCACCTTCGAGGAATCCCAATTGAGAATCACATGAGAGTCGGGGCGTTTGGGTCTGTATTTGCATGCGTTTCTCCAAGATGCCTCCAATAGTTCCGTATACTCATTCACGAAACATAGCTTGCCGGTGACATGCCAAACTTTGAGACCATTATCGACGCGCAAACGTGGAGAAGTTGTTGCCGTGAGGATGAACTCGCCGCCTGGGGACCACTTGCAGGTAGAAGTGTTGGCAGCATCAAACTTGGAGAAGCACTTGAACTTATCATGGCGGTCCAGGATCTCAACAGCACCCTGCAAGTTACCGAAGCCTGCAATCAAGATGTAGCGTCCGCTGGGAGAGAAGATCATCGTGTTCTTCCGCTGCTCCGCCAGACTGTGAACCGCGTTGCCCTTTAGATCAAAAAAGGTTATGGTGGCTGGCATGTAACCATAAATGACTCCGAATTGCCTCGACGTAGGGGACCATGTGAAGTCATGAATTGGACCTTCCTTGCCGAGAGGCACACGCACCGAGTCACCGCCAAGGGAGCCATTGACACCCTGGAAGGACAGCAGATACAGTGTGTTTTCGCCGTAGTAAGACTTGTTTGAGGCGTCAAAATCAGTGATCGCAAGACACAGAACAGCATTGCCCAAGTCGTTCCACTTCAGCTGGCACGAATCAGCCTTGAAAAACATCTTCGAGGCAATCTTCTTCTGGATGTTTCCTTCTGTGATCGGGTAGATCGTAAGCTGTGCCGGCTTCCCCTCCTTCTCAGCGGAGAAGGTGCAAATGGTTGGGTGCTCTGCGGGGGAGATCAAGTACGTGGACAGGTGACCTTCCGGAACCAATCTTGCGTAGGGCTGGTTGAAATTGAATTCCGGTGACGAGTGGTCCAGCTTTGCAATGCGCAGCTCCTTACCAAAGCGCTTCAGAGCATAGTTGTCCAACTTGGAAAATTGCAACGACCATGCGTTCTGCGTCTTCGCCTGGTACTGGAATTTTGGCTGTTCGGCAGACGGCTCGTCCTCGTTCAGAAACCAAATCTTCACGTTGTCATGTTGCTCGTTGTCCACATGTGGCCGCTCCCATGTCGACAGATACGACCCGCCCGGCGAGAACTCCAGGTCGTACACGTCCTTCAGCGCtagctccagcagcagctcctggAACCGCTCGTTCTTGAACACCCTCACCCCGTTCTCGGAAGAAACCGCCAAGAACCGCCCACATGGCGACGTCTTAGACGTGATAAACCCACTCACCTCTGGGCTCTCCACTTGCTGGAACGACGGGTAGGCCTCGAATATCTGTGGCCCTGCAGGGGTCCTGGCAAACAACTGAAATGACATCCTGTATCACGCCGATATATATTTCACAACCACCGATGTGTTCGATTGCTTTATGCGGGACCTGCTAGTCAAATCTGGAGCCAACTGCCTTATGCCTGGTCGAATGCGCTGAAGGCGAAAGGACGATTATGGGAGATCACCACCGTCCGCCAATTTTTCAGTCTCGTTTCTTTTATCGCTTTTCATGAAAACCGATAAAATGTCGCCGTTTAGAAGCATTCTACTTTAGGATCATACAGAGTTTAGACGACAGTCGTCACGGCCCAGCAGATGGAAACGCCCGCTGGCGATGCGCACGGAAAGGGTTGCGGTGGGTCGAACGAGAGGCTTTGTCCGTCTCTAGCAGGCCGTTTCAGGCGCGCAGGCCAGGAACCGTGGGAGCGTGCAAACCCGTACACCTCGCAGGCAGGTAGCTATATAGAATATTGGACTCAGGGTCGAAGCCAGCACCGGGCAGATGAGACGAAACGCAGGAGACTTGATATGTTAAACCGCGTAGTGCTACAGCGGCAGATGCTAGGGCCCCTGCGCGGGCATTGGAGGAGCATGGGGGGCGGGCCGTCAGCCGAagagctgcggcggcgggccaACATGGGGGAGATGCTGACATACCTGCAGGAGAAggtgccgctgctgctcagCGAGACGATTGAGGACGCACGCCTTGCGCCGGACGTGGTGCTGCGCTTGATGCCGCTCAGCCGGCCGTACCTGCCGGAATTCCACGGGCACGCGCAGTACAAGACGGTGTGGAAGGGTCTGCAGATGGTGGTGAACACGTTTGTGGTGCGGCAGCCGTGTGCCATAGGGGTACGCAACCTGCACGTAGACGAGGCGAACCGGCTGATCCGCATTTCGTGGGCCACCACGGAGGGCCCCGAGGGAGAGGCGGCCCCGAGCGCCCAGGCCGGCGGCACGGATCACGAGGagctgcgccgccaccTGGGGCACCGGCTCGACGAGCAGTGGGTCCGCAgcctggcgcgcggcaCGCACGTCAAGACTCGCGTGGTCAGTGGTGTGTTTCTATTCGAACTGGATCCGACCAACGAGCGCATCTGCAGCCACATCGTTGATAACGTCACCATGATCGACGAAACCGAGGAGGACCAGGGCGCAAAGAAGGGCGCCTTTGCTGTTTGAAGCCGGATCCTGCGGCGTTCAACCGTAAATAGTCTTATAGCCAGCACGCCAGGCGCCGGCCGGTTCCTATGTAGTCCTGCAATCGCTCGCTTGCTAGCCGCACGATCACAGAATACAGCTACTTTATCCTAAATCCACTCCTATCAAAATATCCAGCCGCGACATTTGTTCTCTGTCTCGTGGGATGTGGCGGTCGCCATTGTGGAGTAGGGCCGCAACTCGGACAGCGACCACAGGTCGCCATCACAGCTGCCGGTCCCGTGTCCGTCCCTGGAATCCTGCTCCAAGCCCTTCTGGTCAAAGCCAGCCAAGCTCCCCTGTCTGATGGCGTCCTCGACCGCTGCGTCCAGCAAGTCCTGGTATGGATCTGCGCCGACGCTTCTGGGGGCCGCAGGCGTTGTGTGAAGCCAGTCGCACAGAGAGGGTGTCGCTGTTAGCGCAACAGACGAGGCGCCTGTGCCGGCCGCATGGGCCGCCGTGCCGAATGCGTGCGGGTTCATGTAATTGCTGCCCTGGTCCGATGTGTATTGTGTCTGCGAACGGGAAATCGGGGACGCAGGAACGTTCGCCTCGCCGCCATCGTTCTCGCAGCTCTTCGGTTGCGGCACCAAAGCCTCCTTCTGCAGCATCCGCCCTGAGCCGTTCTCCAAGAAGAGCGC encodes the following:
- a CDS encoding translation initiation factor 2A (Syntenic homolog of Saccharomyces cerevisiae YGR054W) encodes the protein MSFQLFARTPAGPQIFEAYPSFQQVESPEVSGFITSKTSPCGRFLAVSSENGVRVFKNERFQELLLELALKDVYDLEFSPGGSYLSTWERPHVDNEQHDNVKIWFLNEDEPSAEQPKFQYQAKTQNAWSLQFSKLDNYALKRFGKELRIAKLDHSSPEFNFNQPYARLVPEGHLSTYLISPAEHPTICTFSAEKEGKPAQLTIYPITEGNIQKKIASKMFFKADSCQLKWNDLGNAVLCLAITDFDASNKSYYGENTLYLLSFQGVNGSLGGDSVRVPLGKEGPIHDFTWSPTSRQFGVIYGYMPATITFFDLKGNAVHSLAEQRKNTMIFSPSGRYILIAGFGNLQGAVEILDRHDKFKCFSKFDAANTSTCKWSPGGEFILTATTSPRLRVDNGLKVWHVTGKLCFVNEYTELLEASWRNACKYRPKRPDSHVILNWDSSKVEAAKDPAIVPSQLEVHPSVSAYSLKNPNKKNGGSSVSKPVGAYKPPHARRAAASNTSSPKSSVPGMTFKPTKSVVPGMAPKETKSAAKNRKKRENTGIRKGPDSDGGSSNGTTPEPKEPPKVNKETSPEEKKIRSLLKKLRAIESLKMRQADGDKLEDTQILKIQTEQAVLQELDYLGWKP
- the MCO32 gene encoding Mco32p (Syntenic homolog of Saccharomyces cerevisiae YGR053C); this translates as METPAGDAHGKGCGGSNERLCPSLAGRFRRAGQEPWERANPYTSQAGSYIEYWTQGRSQHRADETKRRRLDMLNRVVLQRQMLGPLRGHWRSMGGGPSAEELRRRANMGEMLTYLQEKVPLLLSETIEDARLAPDVVLRLMPLSRPYLPEFHGHAQYKTVWKGLQMVVNTFVVRQPCAIGVRNLHVDEANRLIRISWATTEGPEGEAAPSAQAGGTDHEELRRHLGHRLDEQWVRSLARGTHVKTRVVSGVFLFELDPTNERICSHIVDNVTMIDETEEDQGAKKGAFAV